From Echinicola soli, a single genomic window includes:
- a CDS encoding GH92 family glycosyl hydrolase: MKTFLTKTLAMMTMAVAAYGQSDLVEQVDHPVDYAKPLMGTDSDYSLSNGNVYPAIAMPWGMNFWTPQTGKMGDGWAYMYDATKIKGFKQTHQPSPWMNDYGQFSIMPVTGKPKFKEEERQSWFSHKAETVTPYYYSVYLADHDVTTEITPTERAARFRFTFPETDDAFVVLDAFDKGSYVKVLPGENKIIGYTTRNSGGVPDNFRNYFVVEFDKEFTFTKTFKDGNLQEALEADANHAGAVIGFKTAKGEVVNAKVASSFISYEQAAINLQEIGNHDFDALKELGRKTWDEQLGRIKVSGGTQDQMETFYSCLYRSLLFPRKFFEYDADGNVVHYSPYNGEVLPGYMFTDTGFWDTFRSLFPFLNLMYPELNAQMQEGLANAYKESGWLPEWASPGLRNVMVGNNSASVVADAYLKYEGDYDYDIETLYEAVIHGANNAGPLTAVGRAGAEYYKELGYVPYDVGINENAARTLEYAYDDFTIYQLAKALDKPKEEIELYKQRSLNYKKLYDPETKLMRGKNKDGEFMAPFNPFKWGDAFTEGNSWHYTWSVFHDIQGLIDLMGGKSEFVAQLDEVFSLPPVFDDSYYGGVIHEIREMQIANMGQYAHGNQPIQHMIYLYNYAGEPWKTQHWVRETMNRMYMPTPDGYCGDEDNGQTSAWYVFSAMGFYPVCPGTDQYVIGAPLFKKVILSLQNGKEVVISAPENSADNRYIDGLKVNGQSYSKNWLSHKELMEGAQLDFDMSATPNKKRGTKKGDVPFSLSNE; the protein is encoded by the coding sequence ATGAAGACATTTTTGACCAAGACCTTGGCAATGATGACGATGGCCGTAGCAGCTTATGGGCAGTCTGATCTTGTCGAGCAAGTGGACCATCCGGTGGACTATGCCAAGCCCTTGATGGGGACAGACTCAGACTACAGTTTATCCAATGGTAATGTATATCCAGCTATTGCCATGCCCTGGGGGATGAATTTCTGGACACCCCAAACGGGTAAAATGGGCGATGGATGGGCGTATATGTACGATGCCACCAAAATCAAAGGATTTAAACAAACCCACCAGCCATCTCCATGGATGAATGATTATGGACAATTTTCCATCATGCCGGTGACTGGCAAACCCAAATTTAAAGAAGAAGAGCGCCAAAGCTGGTTTTCCCATAAGGCCGAAACCGTCACGCCATACTATTACAGTGTTTACCTGGCCGATCATGATGTGACCACTGAGATCACGCCGACTGAAAGGGCTGCCCGTTTCAGGTTTACATTTCCGGAGACCGATGATGCTTTTGTGGTATTGGATGCTTTTGATAAGGGATCATATGTAAAGGTCCTTCCAGGAGAAAACAAAATTATCGGTTATACCACGCGAAATAGCGGCGGAGTACCAGATAATTTCCGCAATTATTTCGTGGTGGAATTTGATAAGGAATTCACCTTCACCAAGACCTTCAAGGACGGTAATCTCCAAGAGGCACTCGAAGCTGATGCAAATCACGCAGGAGCTGTTATCGGTTTTAAGACAGCAAAAGGGGAGGTCGTGAATGCCAAAGTAGCCTCATCTTTTATCAGCTATGAACAAGCAGCTATCAACCTGCAGGAAATCGGAAATCATGACTTTGATGCCTTAAAAGAGCTAGGAAGAAAAACCTGGGATGAGCAGCTTGGCCGCATCAAAGTTTCTGGAGGTACCCAAGATCAAATGGAGACTTTTTATTCTTGTCTTTACCGGTCTTTATTGTTTCCAAGAAAATTCTTTGAATACGATGCGGATGGTAATGTGGTCCACTACAGTCCCTACAATGGTGAAGTACTGCCAGGCTATATGTTTACTGACACGGGTTTTTGGGATACATTCCGGTCATTGTTTCCTTTCCTGAATTTGATGTATCCAGAGCTGAATGCCCAGATGCAGGAAGGCTTAGCGAATGCCTACAAGGAGAGTGGATGGCTGCCAGAGTGGGCCAGCCCTGGTCTGCGTAATGTCATGGTGGGCAATAATTCCGCTTCAGTAGTGGCAGATGCTTACCTGAAATACGAAGGAGATTACGATTATGATATCGAGACACTGTATGAAGCAGTGATCCATGGGGCCAATAATGCAGGGCCGTTGACTGCAGTAGGACGTGCTGGTGCTGAATATTACAAGGAATTGGGCTATGTGCCTTACGATGTTGGTATCAATGAAAATGCCGCAAGAACCCTGGAATATGCTTACGATGATTTTACCATCTACCAATTAGCAAAAGCCCTGGACAAGCCAAAAGAGGAAATCGAGCTGTACAAGCAAAGAAGTCTGAACTACAAAAAGCTGTATGACCCTGAAACTAAGCTGATGCGTGGTAAAAACAAGGATGGCGAATTTATGGCGCCTTTTAATCCTTTCAAATGGGGAGATGCCTTTACCGAAGGAAACAGCTGGCACTATACCTGGTCTGTTTTCCATGATATACAGGGCCTGATCGACCTCATGGGAGGAAAATCCGAATTTGTAGCACAATTGGATGAGGTTTTTTCCTTGCCGCCGGTGTTTGACGACAGCTATTATGGAGGTGTGATCCATGAGATCAGAGAGATGCAGATCGCAAACATGGGGCAATACGCCCATGGAAACCAACCCATTCAGCACATGATTTACCTTTATAATTATGCAGGAGAACCTTGGAAGACCCAGCATTGGGTGAGAGAGACGATGAACCGCATGTATATGCCTACACCTGACGGCTATTGTGGTGATGAAGATAATGGGCAGACTTCTGCCTGGTATGTGTTTTCAGCCATGGGCTTCTATCCCGTATGTCCAGGTACCGACCAATATGTTATTGGTGCGCCGCTCTTTAAGAAGGTTATCCTCTCGCTTCAGAATGGTAAAGAAGTGGTGATCAGTGCTCCTGAAAACAGTGCAGACAACCGGTATATTGATGGACTGAAGGTAAATGGCCAAAGCTATTCGAAAAACTGGCTAAGTCACAAGGAGCTGATGGAAGGTGCCCAGCTGGACTTCGATATGTCAGCTACTCCCAATAAAAAGCGAGGTACTAAAAAAGGAGACGTTCCTTTTTCACTCTCTAACGAATAA
- a CDS encoding RagB/SusD family nutrient uptake outer membrane protein — translation MKKYINKIAAILAPAAILGTVSCMDLDETVYNELTKDSFYSNKTEVMEGVLRPFTHMQAWLAPTGQSGYYYHGEMAADQVAWPQKGRHGYDGGDHIRMHYHTWTSQEPRLRGSWALMWEGLGYVNSVIADLEELDFESIGMTLDDKATILAELKVMHAYHYLKIMDMWGNVPIVTTVGEPLNPPSATRQEVFAFVEQELLDNVELLQPLSQKMVGRVSKAAGYTMLSELYLNAEKWTGTAMYDKCIEYSDKVIDGEGGSLTGTMELDPDILGPFSNTNHTSPENIFQFAFSRKGGFEFNWGGFYIGYSNMSEVWDITFSGWNAFVVIPSAFDAYQENDLRKQEWFLFGTQYKYGTNEPVLGTEEYDGQPLEYVNTIRRNSEGATGEGSMTEGEENSGARFNKYRAGTKDDENYWENDYIIYRLTELYFNKAEAIIRQNGGATTQEAVDLINASRQRAFTEADWADAMYTTSTLTLEELLAERGREFIFEGKRRTDLIRFGDFTQASWWDHEATNDPNRELFPIPHVQTALNPNLEQNPGYNQ, via the coding sequence ATGAAAAAATACATCAATAAAATAGCAGCAATCCTTGCTCCGGCAGCGATATTGGGAACGGTATCCTGTATGGATTTGGATGAAACTGTTTACAATGAATTAACGAAAGATAGCTTTTATAGCAATAAAACAGAGGTGATGGAGGGCGTGCTTCGTCCGTTTACCCATATGCAGGCTTGGTTAGCTCCTACTGGACAGAGTGGATACTATTATCACGGTGAAATGGCCGCTGATCAAGTAGCCTGGCCCCAGAAAGGACGTCATGGATATGATGGAGGAGATCATATCCGGATGCATTACCACACCTGGACATCACAAGAGCCAAGATTGAGAGGTTCATGGGCATTGATGTGGGAAGGATTAGGCTATGTGAACTCAGTAATTGCTGATTTGGAAGAGCTCGATTTTGAAAGTATAGGAATGACGCTTGACGATAAGGCCACCATTTTAGCAGAGCTGAAGGTCATGCATGCTTATCATTATCTGAAAATAATGGATATGTGGGGTAATGTACCTATCGTAACCACAGTGGGAGAACCTTTAAACCCTCCATCGGCTACCAGACAAGAAGTCTTTGCTTTTGTGGAACAGGAGCTGCTGGATAATGTGGAACTGTTGCAACCGCTGTCCCAAAAAATGGTAGGCCGTGTGTCCAAGGCTGCAGGCTATACCATGCTTTCGGAGCTTTACCTGAATGCCGAAAAATGGACGGGCACTGCGATGTATGACAAGTGTATCGAATACAGTGATAAGGTAATCGACGGAGAAGGAGGGAGCCTTACCGGTACCATGGAATTGGATCCTGATATCCTTGGACCATTTAGTAATACCAACCATACTTCACCAGAAAATATCTTCCAGTTTGCATTTAGCAGAAAAGGCGGTTTTGAGTTTAACTGGGGAGGTTTTTACATCGGCTATAGCAATATGTCCGAAGTGTGGGATATTACTTTCAGTGGCTGGAATGCCTTCGTGGTGATTCCTTCTGCCTTTGATGCCTATCAGGAAAATGACCTGAGGAAACAAGAATGGTTCCTTTTTGGGACACAGTATAAATACGGTACCAACGAACCCGTACTGGGTACAGAGGAGTATGATGGGCAGCCGTTGGAATATGTAAATACCATCCGTAGAAATAGTGAAGGGGCTACTGGTGAAGGCAGCATGACCGAAGGAGAGGAAAACAGTGGCGCACGCTTCAATAAATACCGCGCAGGCACCAAGGATGATGAGAATTATTGGGAAAATGACTATATCATCTACCGACTGACGGAGTTGTACTTCAATAAAGCTGAGGCGATTATCCGCCAAAATGGAGGTGCCACTACACAAGAGGCAGTGGACTTGATCAATGCCAGTAGACAGCGAGCATTTACAGAGGCCGACTGGGCGGATGCGATGTACACGACTTCCACGTTGACCTTGGAGGAACTTCTTGCAGAGCGTGGCAGGGAGTTTATCTTCGAAGGTAAGAGAAGAACGGACCTGATCCGCTTTGGTGATTTTACACAGGCAAGCTGGTGGGATCATGAGGCTACTAACGACCCCAATAGGGAGTTGTTTCCAATTCCTCACGTCCAAACAGCACTTAATCCTAATCTAGAGCAAAATCCCGGTTATAACCAATAA
- a CDS encoding SusC/RagA family TonB-linked outer membrane protein, with translation MKEKLPAASRMSGSSISFRKLRGGVLMMLFSGALSSVTQAEEAVFVTGETNTADGVSFFQATAKEVTGTVTDESGEPLPGVSILEKGTTNGTVTDLDGNYKITVASDESVLVFSFIGMASQEVPVGSQSTLDVELTSNTESLEEFVVIGYGSQKKREITSAVANVEEDDFVQGGMRSPMELIQGKVAGLNINRPQGNNPNGGTDIQLRGLTSLVGTTSPLIVIDGIPGGSLDLLQQDDIASFDVLKDGSAAAIYGTRGNAGVILITTKKGKAGKSQFDYSTYFQREYVDRKPDFLTADQYRGLIDQGLIDGGNDLGSSTDLYDRLLNKQNLSQYHNFAASGGGENSTYRASFYYNGAEGIAQENSNKQFGGRISFSQTGFQDKLTLASNLAVNFSDANRLGGQSGDFEQAIQRNPTAPIFNPDGSFVETQAYNNYNPLSRYANRIDERNKSTFSGDMRLTYEIMDGLKASAFGAYIRNNYNDRYYQSMNDFANRPTSEYQGMGYASKFNHLDWSNTFEGTLNYKKIFNTDHSLDAIVGYSYQYFTTEEFNVNNNGFTTDGFLDWNLSAGSAINNTQLPRPGMDSFKEDNTLIAFFARVSYAFQEKYFVQATLRREGSSRFGANHKWGNFPAVSVGWELTKESFLANSTAVNNLKVRLGYGVTGNQGIDNYQSLITLSEGGVYPQEGIYYQTYGLSRNPNPDLRWEKKKEWNLGFDFLLFNNKVGGSLDLYNRETVDLLYEYTSQQPAYAKDRLLTNVGSINNRGIELYLTSTIIKNTDFSWRADLTANTQRNKVTSLSNDVFTISWIEEGGLPSPGNLGNAIRIEDGGPIGNFYGKRFAGFTEDGKWQFYKADGTIGEAGDMTTEDLTVIGNGVPKYMASLNNTFTYKNFDLTVFFRGKFGFDILNTKDLYFGNKKWLPNNLLESAITTHADLNDDPQFSDYYLENGSFVKLDNITLGYNFELNSQYFRNLRVYATGRNLLTITSYSGIDPELQDVGLNTGIDGRGFYPRTKSFALGLKVGF, from the coding sequence ATGAAAGAAAAGTTACCAGCTGCCAGTCGCATGAGCGGCAGCAGCATTAGCTTTCGCAAATTGAGAGGAGGCGTTTTGATGATGCTTTTCTCAGGAGCCTTAAGTTCCGTCACGCAAGCGGAGGAAGCAGTTTTTGTGACTGGTGAAACGAACACTGCTGATGGAGTATCGTTTTTTCAGGCCACAGCCAAGGAAGTGACCGGGACAGTGACCGATGAATCCGGTGAGCCCCTCCCGGGAGTTTCCATTTTAGAAAAAGGCACTACCAATGGTACCGTGACAGATTTGGACGGAAATTATAAGATCACAGTAGCCTCCGATGAATCTGTTTTGGTCTTTAGTTTTATTGGGATGGCCAGTCAGGAAGTTCCCGTTGGCAGTCAGTCGACCCTTGATGTGGAGCTGACTTCCAATACCGAGTCCTTGGAGGAATTTGTGGTGATCGGATATGGTTCACAGAAGAAGCGAGAGATTACTTCAGCGGTGGCCAATGTGGAGGAAGATGACTTTGTGCAGGGCGGTATGCGGTCCCCCATGGAACTGATCCAGGGTAAAGTGGCCGGTCTGAACATCAACCGCCCCCAAGGAAACAACCCTAATGGGGGAACGGACATCCAGTTGAGAGGCTTGACTTCCTTAGTGGGTACGACCAGTCCATTGATTGTTATCGATGGTATTCCTGGAGGGAGTTTGGATCTGCTTCAGCAGGATGATATTGCCTCTTTTGATGTACTGAAAGATGGATCTGCTGCAGCCATCTACGGTACCCGGGGCAATGCAGGGGTAATCCTGATTACTACCAAAAAGGGAAAAGCCGGCAAGTCACAATTTGATTATTCCACCTATTTCCAGCGGGAATATGTGGACAGAAAACCGGATTTTCTTACCGCTGATCAGTATCGTGGCCTGATCGATCAGGGGCTGATCGATGGGGGCAATGACCTTGGTAGTTCCACGGATCTCTATGATCGATTGCTGAACAAACAGAACCTTAGTCAATATCATAACTTTGCTGCCTCTGGTGGGGGTGAAAATTCCACCTATCGAGCTTCATTTTACTATAATGGCGCTGAAGGAATTGCCCAGGAAAACAGCAACAAACAATTTGGTGGCCGGATAAGCTTTAGCCAGACAGGATTTCAAGATAAACTTACCTTGGCATCCAACCTTGCGGTAAACTTTAGTGATGCCAACAGATTAGGTGGGCAGAGTGGAGATTTTGAACAGGCCATTCAGCGAAATCCCACAGCTCCTATTTTTAATCCTGATGGATCATTTGTAGAGACACAAGCCTATAACAACTACAATCCACTTTCTCGCTATGCAAATCGAATAGATGAAAGGAATAAGTCTACATTTTCTGGGGATATGCGATTGACATATGAAATCATGGATGGGCTAAAAGCATCCGCTTTTGGTGCTTATATCAGGAACAATTATAATGACCGGTACTATCAGTCGATGAATGATTTTGCCAATCGTCCCACATCTGAATACCAAGGTATGGGCTATGCTTCCAAATTCAATCATTTGGATTGGTCCAATACCTTTGAAGGTACCTTAAACTACAAGAAGATTTTCAATACCGATCATTCACTTGATGCTATTGTGGGGTACAGTTACCAGTATTTTACTACAGAAGAATTCAATGTGAACAATAATGGTTTTACAACAGATGGTTTCCTTGACTGGAATCTGAGTGCAGGTAGTGCCATAAACAATACCCAGCTTCCGCGTCCAGGGATGGATAGTTTTAAAGAGGATAATACCTTAATAGCCTTTTTTGCAAGGGTTAGTTATGCATTCCAAGAAAAATATTTCGTACAAGCGACCTTAAGAAGAGAAGGTTCTTCAAGATTTGGAGCCAACCATAAATGGGGGAATTTCCCCGCTGTATCCGTAGGTTGGGAATTGACCAAAGAAAGTTTCCTGGCTAATAGCACAGCGGTAAACAACTTAAAAGTGAGGTTAGGTTACGGCGTTACTGGAAATCAAGGAATAGACAACTATCAATCCTTAATTACTCTTTCAGAAGGGGGCGTTTATCCACAGGAAGGGATTTATTATCAAACTTATGGTTTATCAAGAAATCCAAATCCTGACTTGAGATGGGAAAAGAAAAAAGAATGGAATTTAGGGTTTGATTTTTTATTGTTCAATAATAAAGTAGGCGGTTCTTTGGATTTGTACAATAGGGAAACGGTAGATTTACTTTATGAATATACCTCTCAACAGCCGGCATATGCCAAGGATAGACTTTTGACAAATGTTGGTAGTATCAACAATAGAGGAATTGAACTTTATCTGACCTCTACCATAATAAAAAATACAGATTTTAGCTGGAGAGCAGATCTTACAGCCAATACGCAACGAAATAAAGTAACATCTCTTTCAAATGATGTGTTTACCATTTCATGGATTGAAGAAGGAGGGTTGCCTAGTCCTGGAAATCTTGGAAACGCCATTAGGATAGAAGATGGCGGCCCCATCGGTAACTTTTATGGAAAGAGATTCGCAGGATTTACTGAAGATGGTAAGTGGCAATTTTACAAAGCAGATGGGACCATTGGTGAGGCTGGAGATATGACCACAGAAGACCTTACAGTCATCGGTAACGGAGTTCCGAAGTATATGGCTTCGCTGAACAATACGTTTACGTATAAGAATTTTGACCTCACGGTGTTCTTCAGAGGGAAGTTTGGCTTTGATATTTTAAATACCAAAGATCTATATTTTGGTAACAAGAAGTGGTTGCCAAATAACCTGTTAGAAAGTGCGATCACTACGCATGCCGACCTTAATGACGACCCACAGTTTTCAGATTACTATTTGGAAAACGGAAGCTTTGTGAAGCTTGATAATATTACACTAGGCTATAATTTCGAGCTTAATAGTCAGTATTTCAGGAATTTACGGGTTTATGCTACGGGGAGAAATTTACTGACTATTACTAGCTATTCTGGTATAGACCCTGAATTACAAGATGTTGGGTTGAATACAGGTATAGATGGTAGAGGCTTCTATCCTAGAACGAAATCATTTGCATTGGGTCTAAAAGTTGGATTTTAA
- a CDS encoding LacI family DNA-binding transcriptional regulator yields MQKKKHSIKAIAKELNISVTTVSFVLNGKAEENRISQKLIDKVQAYVKKIGYQPSQLAKSLRTGKSNIIVFMVEDISNPFFATIAKMIEDRAFKDGYKIIYSSTNNDPVKTMGLISMFRDLQVDGYILTPPVGMDAGFLTELSKDRNPLILFDRYLPEVDCSYVVIDNFQGAKQGLDLFLANGLRKIGFVTIDSDQSQMHDRREAYIQMCEKEGIEEQILEIPYDTYSSQETENAMTAYFESNGDLEAVFFATNYLAMKGMQVIKQVGKKIPNDLAVIAFDDNEFFKFNTPSVSSIVQPKEEIAQGLIQSMLQSISTPQGERESNKIVLHASLKERESTNKSKK; encoded by the coding sequence ATGCAGAAAAAGAAACATTCCATAAAAGCCATTGCCAAGGAGCTGAATATTTCGGTAACGACAGTTTCATTTGTTTTGAATGGCAAAGCAGAAGAAAACAGGATAAGTCAAAAACTGATCGATAAGGTACAGGCTTACGTAAAGAAAATCGGTTACCAGCCTAGTCAATTGGCCAAGAGCCTCAGGACCGGGAAGTCCAATATCATCGTGTTTATGGTAGAAGATATTTCCAATCCATTTTTTGCGACCATTGCCAAAATGATCGAAGACCGTGCCTTTAAGGATGGCTACAAAATCATTTATTCCAGTACCAATAACGATCCCGTTAAGACCATGGGCCTGATCAGCATGTTTAGGGATTTGCAGGTGGATGGTTATATCCTTACACCACCAGTAGGGATGGATGCGGGGTTTTTGACAGAATTGTCCAAGGACAGAAACCCGCTGATTCTTTTTGATCGGTACCTGCCAGAGGTGGATTGCAGTTATGTGGTGATCGATAATTTTCAAGGGGCCAAGCAAGGGCTGGATTTGTTTTTGGCAAATGGGCTGAGGAAAATTGGTTTTGTGACCATTGACTCAGATCAGTCGCAGATGCATGACAGGAGGGAAGCATATATCCAAATGTGTGAAAAAGAAGGGATCGAAGAGCAAATTTTGGAAATCCCCTATGATACCTATTCTTCTCAGGAGACAGAGAATGCCATGACGGCGTATTTTGAATCAAATGGTGATTTGGAAGCAGTGTTCTTTGCAACCAATTATTTGGCCATGAAGGGAATGCAGGTGATCAAGCAAGTGGGAAAGAAGATCCCCAACGATCTTGCTGTGATTGCTTTTGATGACAATGAGTTTTTTAAATTCAATACCCCTTCTGTATCAAGTATCGTTCAGCCAAAGGAAGAAATCGCTCAAGGCCTCATCCAATCCATGCTGCAATCCATCAGCACTCCTCAAGGAGAACGAGAATCCAATAAAATAGTCTTGCATGCGTCACTAAAAGAAAGAGAGTCAACCAATAAATCAAAAAAATAG
- a CDS encoding SusD/RagB family nutrient-binding outer membrane lipoprotein: MKRYISLILVGLFVAFTGCDGDFEEINTDPNQADGDLFDPNLILPTVSYNYGNMVTGYTGPVLFQSMWVQVLASTSTGGANYYSNADKYVISGSTNNYIQGVWNQGYEASSRINQMQQLAMNKGLTNLNAVGDIMKVLTLSFVTDIYGDIPYTEALQGQEGLTQPKYDQQSVVYMTMLADLENAINTLGSGSDEITNDVIYDGDIAKWKKFGYSLMLKMAMRMVEVDPTSAQSYVEKAVAGGVFDAAADDALMFSDQNNGYANSSANALNVQDDIYEVRWSKAMIDYLQATDDPRLPVIAEVPPAGLAANKDGNVVGDNDPAVQIGLPNGYDLKGGATDIKNEPNYPGGTGEGDDLAPIGKYSRPTGIYRDRDAPIFFLTYAEVQFLLAEAAVRGYNVPGTAAEHYEAGVLGAMTTIGKFGGGVVSSDDAGDYAVANPLDMSSTESAMEMINEQIWVTTGLLANFVESWNNWKRSGYPMLTPVDYTGNFSNGEIPRRQIYPSSEGTTNPQNLNDAISNMGGDTWTTTTWWDPGIE; encoded by the coding sequence ATGAAAAGATATATAAGTTTAATACTGGTAGGGCTGTTTGTGGCTTTTACTGGCTGCGATGGTGATTTTGAAGAAATCAATACCGACCCTAACCAGGCCGATGGTGATCTCTTTGATCCGAATTTGATTTTGCCGACCGTTTCCTATAATTATGGAAACATGGTGACAGGATATACTGGTCCGGTACTTTTTCAGAGCATGTGGGTTCAGGTATTGGCCTCGACATCCACTGGAGGGGCCAATTACTATTCCAATGCCGATAAATATGTCATTTCTGGGAGTACCAATAATTATATCCAAGGTGTATGGAACCAAGGCTATGAAGCATCTTCCAGAATCAACCAGATGCAGCAATTGGCCATGAACAAAGGGCTGACCAATCTCAATGCTGTGGGCGATATCATGAAAGTACTGACCTTGTCTTTTGTGACGGATATCTATGGAGACATTCCTTATACAGAGGCTTTGCAAGGGCAAGAGGGACTTACACAGCCCAAGTATGATCAGCAGTCGGTAGTATACATGACCATGTTGGCTGACCTAGAAAATGCGATCAATACCCTTGGAAGTGGCAGTGATGAGATCACCAATGATGTAATCTATGATGGTGATATAGCCAAATGGAAAAAATTCGGCTATTCTCTAATGCTTAAGATGGCCATGCGCATGGTGGAGGTGGATCCTACATCCGCCCAGAGCTATGTGGAAAAGGCCGTAGCTGGAGGGGTATTTGATGCTGCTGCAGATGATGCCTTGATGTTTTCAGATCAAAACAATGGATATGCCAACTCCAGCGCAAATGCCTTGAATGTACAGGATGATATCTACGAAGTTCGCTGGTCCAAGGCGATGATCGATTACCTTCAGGCGACGGACGATCCTAGACTGCCGGTCATTGCTGAAGTGCCGCCCGCTGGCCTCGCGGCTAATAAAGATGGAAATGTGGTCGGAGATAATGATCCTGCTGTACAGATTGGTCTGCCCAATGGCTATGACCTGAAAGGAGGGGCTACGGATATTAAAAATGAGCCAAACTATCCTGGCGGTACAGGTGAAGGGGATGACCTAGCGCCTATCGGGAAGTATTCCCGTCCTACAGGGATTTATAGAGACAGGGATGCACCGATTTTCTTTCTTACGTATGCAGAAGTGCAGTTTTTGCTAGCAGAAGCAGCTGTGAGAGGGTACAATGTGCCAGGAACAGCAGCGGAACATTATGAAGCAGGAGTGTTGGGTGCCATGACCACTATAGGGAAATTTGGTGGAGGAGTAGTTTCCAGTGATGATGCTGGCGACTATGCAGTTGCCAATCCATTGGACATGAGCTCCACAGAAAGTGCCATGGAAATGATCAACGAGCAGATATGGGTCACAACTGGATTATTGGCGAATTTTGTAGAGTCTTGGAACAACTGGAAGCGTTCGGGATACCCAATGCTTACACCCGTTGATTATACCGGTAACTTCTCGAATGGTGAGATTCCTCGGAGACAGATTTACCCTTCTTCGGAAGGCACCACCAATCCTCAAAACTTGAATGATGCTATTTCAAATATGGGAGGGGATACATGGACGACCACTACATGGTGGGATCCGGGAATTGAATGA